CAGGCTCACCTTTTATAGAACTTATATCCTCTACAACTTTCTTGGTTAATCCCTTGGGTGCAGTATAAAGATAATCAACTTCATCTCTAAAATCATACTTCTTTAAATCTATAGTTAAAACATCTTTTAAATTTTCCATTTTGTTTCCTCCTTGTATAAATAAAATATACAGTTAAATTTAAAATTATTCAAGATTTAAACCTTTTCAAAATTTTTTGCTAAAACTGCTAAGGAACGAAAGTAAAAAGGATATTTTTTATCATTAATAACTTCTATATATTTTTCAGCCTTTTTAAAATTTTTGAATTCTATCAGAGTAAGAATCTTTAAAAGAAGATATAAACCCTTTTCCTCATAACTTGAATTTTCAAGTTCTTTTTCAGCTAAATCATAAAGTTCTTCTGCTTCATTTTTATCCCCGTAAAATCCCTTTATGTAAGCAAGCCATGAAAGAGCAAGACCTCTTAAAGTTTTCTCCTCAAAAGGTAAGTAATTTAAAATTCTCCATGACCTTCTCTCCACTTTTTTAAATTCCTCCGCATCCACTGAAAGAGGATTTGAAAGTTTTAATCTCACTTCTATGGAAAGTCTCGGTGCTCTTAAATTTAAAAGGGTTTCCTCAAGAATTTTTTCAAGTTCTATTGTCTCATCTTTTTTTCCTTCTTCAAACAAAAGAAGTGCCTTTTCAAATAAAACATAAGCATAAAGAAGTTTTGACCTTTCTGTGTATTCTCTAAATAAAATTTTAAGCATATCATTTGCTCTTGTCCATTCACCCCTTATCCTTGCAATCTTTGCTCTCCATAATGTTGCCCAGCCTTCCTCTTCAATTAAACTTGTCCCCCTGAAACTGATCTCACTTTCTGTAAAATGTCTCTCAGCCCTATCATAATCACCTTCTATAAACAATATTTTACCAAGAGAAAAATTGATCTTCCCCCTTTCCTCATCTGTTAAACCTTTCTGGTTTAATACTTCATTCAATATTTTCTTCGCCTTTTCAAACTGGCCTTTTTCCCTATATAACCTTGCCTTAAGCCTTTTAATAGAATTCAAAATTGAAACACTACCATCTCTCTCTATTATTTTTTCACACTCTTTAAGAATTTTTTCTGCTTTATTATAGTCCTTCAAATCAAGAAGAACACTTATATAATCAGGATAAATCTCAATATATTCACCCCTTGTAAGTTCAATAATTCTCTCAAGAATATCTTTTGTCTCTCTTAAAAGACCCTTTTTGTAAGCCCTTTTTGCCTCTTTTATAAGTCCTTCCATATTTCCTCCTTTAAAATTTTTTTAATTTTCTCTTTAACATCATCCATTTTTTCATCTTCCATTTTATAAAAAAAAGGATTAATATTAAGATAATTTTTAAAAAAATTCAACTGTCTCTTTGTATATTCATAGGTTCTTTTCTTAGCAAGATTCACCGCCTCTTTCAAATCTTCTATTTTGCCCATTATATATAATATAAGTTCCTTATATCCATGCGCATCAAGAGATTTATACTTTAAATCATACCCTCTATTTAATAAATTCTCAACTTCTTTTAAAAAACCCTTTTCCATCATTTCATCAAACCTCTTATTAATCCGCTCCCTCCTTTTTTCCCTTTCCCAGTATATGGCAAAATAATATGGAACTATTTTCTTTTCACCCTTTCTTTTATATAACTCTGACGGTTTTTCTCCTGTAAGTTCATAAATCTCTATTGCCCTTTCAATCCTCACTCTATCATTTGGATGTATTTTTAAAGCCCTTTCAGGATCAATTTTTTTCAACAATTCATAAAGCTTTAATGTTTCTTCCTTTTTTAACTTTTCCCTCAATTCAGAAGGAACAGGTGGTAAAGAAATAAAATCTTCAAAAAGAGCCTTTAAATAAAGTGTAGAACCTCCCACAACAAAAAATCTTTCACCTCTTTTATAAAGCTCAACAATTATTTTTTCTGCATCTCTTGCATAATCCCCTGCACTGTAATATTCATCAGGATACTTTATATCAATCATAAAGTATTCAACTTCCCTTCTCATCTCCTCTGTTGGTTTTGCTGTTCCTATATCCATTAATTTATAAACTTTCTTTGAATCACAAAGAATTATTTTTGTTCCAAGCTCTTTTGCCAATTCAAAAGCCAATTTATTTTTTCCTGAACCAGTATGTCCTATTAATGCAAAAACCCTTATTTTATCTTCCAAATTTTTTATCAAGTTCATCCTTAGTAATTTGGATCATGACAGGTCTTCCATGGGGACAGAAAAAGGGATCATCAAGAGAAAAAAGTTCTATTAGAATATTTGTCATTTCTTCCTTTCTTAAAATATCACCTTTTTTTATGGCACTCTTACAGCTAATCTCTTTATAAACATTTAAGGGGTCAAGCTTTTTTTCCTTTTTTATTGAATTAATTATTTCTATAAAATTTTCCTTTGAAAACTTTTTAATAAAATCGGGCAAACCCTCAATCTGAATCTCCGTGGCTCTTATTTCTCTTATCTCAAAACCAATATTCTCCAAAACAGGTTTTATTTCCTTAAAAGTAGAAAACTCTGTAGGAGAAAGCTTCAAAAGAATTGGAAAGGCTATATAATTTGTTTTAAATTTTCTTGAACTTAATATCCTTTCATAAATAATTTTCTCATGGGCTGTATGCTGATCTATTATTAGTAAACCTTTTTCAAACTTTACAACTATATAAGTGTTTTCAAATTGCCATATATCCTCATAAATTAAAGGCTCCTTCTTATCTTCTCTTTTTTGCATTTCACCAAATTCAAGCTGTTTAACATCTTCCTTAAATTTATCCCCACCTAATTTTATAAGAAGTTCCATTTTTTTATCACTTGTACTTTTTTCCTTAACAGTGCCCCTTACTATATTTACAATCCTAAAAGGAAAACCAAGTTTGGGTGAAAACTTAACCTGTAACTTCTGAGGATGAATATTAAAATCAACTTCTTCAGGGTTTATAAAAAGAAAAAGAAATACATCAGGTGATTTAAACCTATCTGTATAAATATTAGAAAAGGCTCTAATAAAAGAATTGTCAAAAAAAGGTCTTCTGTTAACAAAAAAAAATCTTTGAGGAGATTCCTTTAAAAATTCTGGTCTTGATAAAAATAAAGTAAAGGAAAAATTCTTTTTACTTTCTTCAATCTCAACCAATTCCTTTAAAAATTCCTCACCAAAAATTGAAGAGATTCTTTCTTTAAAACTATTAACAGAAGGTAAATTAAATATTGTTTCCCTTTCATCTTTTAAAAGAAATTCCACTTCGGGATTTGAAAGAGCATACTTCATTACAACTTCTATAATTTTTTTTAATTCCTGACTCCCAGTTTTTAAAAATTTCCTTCTCGCAGGAACAGAATAAAAAAGTTCCCTCACCGTGACAGTTGTACCCTTTGGATGAGCACAGGGTTTTAAATATTTCTTTTCTCCACCATCTATAAAAATCTCATTACCCTCAAAATTTATATTTATAGAACTTTTAATGATAACCCTTGAAACTTTTGAAATGGCAAAAAGTGCCTCCCCTCTAAATCCATAAGTTGTTATTCTTTTTAAATCCTCTGGCTTTTCTATTTTACTTGATGTAAAAGGTAAAAAACAGAGAGAAAGATCCTCTTCATCCATTCCCTCTCCATCATCTTTTACCTCTATCAACCTTTTTCCACCATCCTCAACAAAAATCTCAATTTTTTTAGCACCTGCATCAAGGGAATTCTCAATCAATTCTTTTACAACTGAAGATGGATCATCTATTACTTCACCTGCTCTTATTTTATAAATTAATTCTTTTTCTAATCTCCTTATTTTCATAATTTTTAAGATTTTTATTTTTTTAAATTTTAAAACACTTCATTAACTAAATACTAATAGCTAAAATCCCAAAACAATTTTAACTTTACCTCCTTTTTTATTTTATATGTAAGCACTTTAAGTCTTTTACCTTCTAAAAATTCTTGGATTTATGGTTATACCAAACCCGAATCTTGGAGAAAATCTCGGAGAACCACCTAAAAAGTGCTCAAGCTTTGTTAAAGCAAAATTTACAGAAATAAGAGGACTTACATACCTTCCTCCAACATTAAAATCCCTTCCATCAAAATCAAGTAAAATATGGAAATTTTTACTAATAATATAATATGCACCCCAGAAAACACCAAAAGTAATATCATGCTTTGTCTTACCACCAGTTAAAATATCAAAATTAAAATACTTTGAACGAGAACCATACCCTACAAATCTTCCCCTACCAAGACCAAATGTGCCAACAATTTTATAAGTAAAATGTTTTGAAAAAACAAGGAACAAAGAAAAGTTTTCTAAATTTCTCCTGTAATCTCCTTCCTTCCAATCCTCCCAGTAATAGGAATTATCATCATTATATCCACCTTCAGGTGGATTTGAGCCAGTTGAACTTATATATTTTCTGTATGTAATATCATAAATACCCACTGCAACAGCTGGTGTAACACCTATTTCAGGCATTATCCTGTAAATTAAATCAATAGCATAATCACTTAAGGTATAAACTTTTAAAGTAAAAAAGAAATTTCCTAAGGACATTGTTCCATACATATCAAAATCAAAGGGCTTTGATGGATCATAATTCTTGATTTCATAACCTGACTTAATCTCCCTCCTTAATCCAAAATGCGCATAAAGAGAAAACTCAGAATAAAAGGGTGTAGAAGGCAAAATAGCTGTTGGAATATCAATCTGAGAAAAGGAATTCTGAAACTCTCCGTATATTAAAGCCCAAACCAAAAATAAAGTTAACTTTTTCATTTTACTTTTTTTAAAATAAGGATTTGAACCTTTTTTATTATAAGATAAATTTTTTTATTTGTCAAGTATTATAATAATAAGGATGAAAGAAAAAATAATCTTTGAAGTTATCCCGCCTCCCTTTGATTGGAATGAAGAAAAAATTCTAAATTTTTCTGAAAAAATTAAAAGAATAATGAAGGAAAACAGAATAAAGTTTTTAAATATTCCTGAAGTTATAGATGAAAAAACAAGGGAAAAAGAAAGAAGTGTTCCCTATAAAGAAAAAATTGATAATTTAGAATTTTCAGAATATCTTAAAAACAATTTTAATTTTGAACCAATAATAAATAAAATTTGTGTCAGAATAAGCAAAAAGGAATTTGAAGAATGGGTTAAAAAAGTATACAAAAAAGGAATAAGATACATTGTTTTAGTTGGCGGAGAGTCAAGTAAAATAAAATACCCTGGATATTCGGTTATAGAAGCCGCAAAATTCATTAAAAAAAATTTTCCTGATATAAAACTTGGAGGAATAACCATATTTACAAGAAATAAGGAACCTTACCGAATTCTTGAAAAAATGAAAGCAGGTATAGACTTTTTTGTATCTCAAATTATATTTGAAACAAGCAATATGAAACAGGTTTTAATACACTTATGGAGACTCACTAAACTTGAAAATATAAAATTCCCTGATATATACATTTCCTTTGCCCCAGCACAAAAAATAAGGGATATAGAATTTATGAAATGGCTGGGAGTAGAATTTCCTACTGCAATAAATTTTTACATAACAGAAAAGGAGAGAAAAGTTGAATCAAGGACTTTTGAAGTCATTGAGAGAATGCTTGATGAGATATTTGATTTTGCTAACAAGGAAAGGTTAAACTTGGGTTTTAATGTTGAACATGTTATGTACTCAAATCTTGAACTTTCCGAAAATATAATAAAAAAAATTAAAGAGAGAATATGAAAATAATATTACATGGAAATTACCCAAGAAGTGAAAAACTTGTTGAAGCTACAAGAGACTTTGAAAGAGGAAGAATTAAGGAAGAAGAATTAAAAAAATATTTTAAAGAAGATATTTTAAATATAATTAAACTCCAAAAAAACTGGGATTATATCTTTAACGGTCATTTTTATTTTCAGGATTTATTAAGACCATTTTCTGAACTTGTTTATGAGGTTGAAATTGACGGGCTCAAAAGATTTTATGAAACAAATTTCTTCATGAGAAAGCTCATCTTTAAAAAATTTGAAATAAAAGAAAATAAAAAATTTTTTGAACACTACCTTTTATGTGATGGTCTTTTTAATAAAAAAGAAAATCTTACATTTACCTTTCCCTTTTTATTTTTTTTCCAAGAATTTTCTGAAAATATCAAATTAAAAGAAATAGGAGAATTACTATTAAAGGTAGTTAAAGAATTAAATGAATGGGGAAACAAACTTTTAATTTTTTATGAACCCACT
This DNA window, taken from candidate division WOR-3 bacterium, encodes the following:
- the mutL gene encoding DNA mismatch repair endonuclease MutL, producing the protein MKIRRLEKELIYKIRAGEVIDDPSSVVKELIENSLDAGAKKIEIFVEDGGKRLIEVKDDGEGMDEEDLSLCFLPFTSSKIEKPEDLKRITTYGFRGEALFAISKVSRVIIKSSININFEGNEIFIDGGEKKYLKPCAHPKGTTVTVRELFYSVPARRKFLKTGSQELKKIIEVVMKYALSNPEVEFLLKDERETIFNLPSVNSFKERISSIFGEEFLKELVEIEESKKNFSFTLFLSRPEFLKESPQRFFFVNRRPFFDNSFIRAFSNIYTDRFKSPDVFLFLFINPEEVDFNIHPQKLQVKFSPKLGFPFRIVNIVRGTVKEKSTSDKKMELLIKLGGDKFKEDVKQLEFGEMQKREDKKEPLIYEDIWQFENTYIVVKFEKGLLIIDQHTAHEKIIYERILSSRKFKTNYIAFPILLKLSPTEFSTFKEIKPVLENIGFEIREIRATEIQIEGLPDFIKKFSKENFIEIINSIKKEKKLDPLNVYKEISCKSAIKKGDILRKEEMTNILIELFSLDDPFFCPHGRPVMIQITKDELDKKFGR
- a CDS encoding mycobacterial-type methylenetetrahydrofolate reductase; its protein translation is MKEKIIFEVIPPPFDWNEEKILNFSEKIKRIMKENRIKFLNIPEVIDEKTREKERSVPYKEKIDNLEFSEYLKNNFNFEPIINKICVRISKKEFEEWVKKVYKKGIRYIVLVGGESSKIKYPGYSVIEAAKFIKKNFPDIKLGGITIFTRNKEPYRILEKMKAGIDFFVSQIIFETSNMKQVLIHLWRLTKLENIKFPDIYISFAPAQKIRDIEFMKWLGVEFPTAINFYITEKERKVESRTFEVIERMLDEIFDFANKERLNLGFNVEHVMYSNLELSENIIKKIKERI
- the miaA gene encoding tRNA (adenosine(37)-N6)-dimethylallyltransferase MiaA; its protein translation is MEDKIRVFALIGHTGSGKNKLAFELAKELGTKIILCDSKKVYKLMDIGTAKPTEEMRREVEYFMIDIKYPDEYYSAGDYARDAEKIIVELYKRGERFFVVGGSTLYLKALFEDFISLPPVPSELREKLKKEETLKLYELLKKIDPERALKIHPNDRVRIERAIEIYELTGEKPSELYKRKGEKKIVPYYFAIYWEREKRRERINKRFDEMMEKGFLKEVENLLNRGYDLKYKSLDAHGYKELILYIMGKIEDLKEAVNLAKKRTYEYTKRQLNFFKNYLNINPFFYKMEDEKMDDVKEKIKKILKEEIWKDL